The following proteins are encoded in a genomic region of Pseudorca crassidens isolate mPseCra1 chromosome 1, mPseCra1.hap1, whole genome shotgun sequence:
- the HYPK gene encoding huntingtin-interacting protein K isoform X2 — MATEGDVELELETETSGPERPPEKPRKHDSGAADLERVTDYAEEKEIQSSNLETGEGTGQSHYQEGRSGADSE; from the exons ATGGCGACAGAGGGGGACGTGGAGCTAGAGTTGGAGACTGAGACCAGCGGCCCGGAGCGGCCTCCAGAGAAGCCACGGAAACATGACAGTGGGGCGGCGGACCTGGAGCGAGTCACCGACTATGCTGAAGAGAAGGAGATCCAGAGTTCCAATCTGGAGACG GGAGAAGGAACTGGCCAAAGTCACTATCAAGAAGGAAGATCTGGAGCTGATAGTGAGTAG
- the HYPK gene encoding huntingtin-interacting protein K isoform X1: MATEGDVELELETETSGPERPPEKPRKHDSGAADLERVTDYAEEKEIQSSNLETAMSVIGDRRSREQKAKQEREKELAKVTIKKEDLELIMTEMEISRAAAERSLREHMGNVVEALIALTN; the protein is encoded by the exons ATGGCGACAGAGGGGGACGTGGAGCTAGAGTTGGAGACTGAGACCAGCGGCCCGGAGCGGCCTCCAGAGAAGCCACGGAAACATGACAGTGGGGCGGCGGACCTGGAGCGAGTCACCGACTATGCTGAAGAGAAGGAGATCCAGAGTTCCAATCTGGAGACG GCCATGTCCGTGATTGGGGATAGACGGTCCCGGGAGCAGAAAGCCAAACAGGAGCG GGAGAAGGAACTGGCCAAAGTCACTATCAAGAAGGAAGATCTGGAGCTGATA ATGACAGAGATGGAGATCTCGCGAGCAGCAGCAGAACGGAGCTTGAGGGAACACATGGGCAACGTGGTAGAGGCTCTTATTGCCCTAACCAACTGA